The DNA region CTCGCGCGGGCACGGTGGCGGGGGGAGAGGTAGGGATTCTCCGCCTCCACCACGGCTTTTTCAATGGGGCCGGTCACGAGTTCGCGGAAGTTCCCGGCGTTGGAATAGAAGGCGTCCACCGGCTGCGGCACGCCCTGCTCGTTCAGCGCAGGGAGGTAGAGGACGAGCCCCGGCGCCACCCGCCCCGCCCGGCCCGCCATCTGCCGGAAGGCCATACGCGAGCCGGGATAGCCGTCGATGATGACCACCTCCAGGTCGCCGATGTCCACCCCGGCCTCCAGCGCGTTGGTGGCGAACATCACCCCGTTGCGGGCGCGGCGAAATTCGCTGAGGCGGCCCTCGCGGTCGGAGGTGCCCGCCATGTAGAGGTGGACGTGGCGGGCGTAGAGGGGCTGGGCGCGGTAGGTGGAGTACAGCCGGGCGGCGCGCGAACGGCCCCGGAAAAAGGCCAGCACCTTGAGGTCCCGCGCTACGCTGGCACTCACCACCGCGTCCCAGAAGCGGCGGGGCTGCCCCCGGTGGTCGGCGAGGTAGTACCGCTTGCCGTGCCGCTCGGCGCCCGACTCGCTGACGTGGGCGGCGTCCACCCCCGTCAATTCCCGCGCGAACTCGGCGGGGTTGCCGATGGTCGCCGTGGAGAGGACGACCTGGGGATTGGCCCCCAGCGCCCTCGCCAGCCCCAGCAATCGGCGCAGCATCCCCGCCACCTCGGAGCCGAAGCCGCCCCGGTAGGTGTGCGCCTCGTCGAGCACGATGAAGGAGAGCCGGGCGAGGAAGTCGCGCACGCGGGGATTCGTCAGCGACCAGTGGAGCTTGTCGGGTGTCGCCGTGACCATCCTTACGTCGGGGCGAAACACGTCCTTCGGGTCCGCGCTGCCCTGGAAGGCGCCGATCTCCCACCCGAAGCCGCCGCGCTCCCGGAACGCCGCCAGCTTGTCGCGCTGGTCCTGCCCGAGGGCGACGAGGGGGTACACGAAGAGGGCGGTCGCGTCCGGGTCACGCTCCAGCCGCTCGAAGACCGCGGGGAAAAAGGCGCCCGTCTTGCCGCTCGCGGTCGGGGTGGTCACGATCACGTGCCCGCCGTCCCGCATCAGGCGGTACGTCTCGGCCTGGTGGCTGAACACGCGCGGAAAACCGAACCCACGCGCCACCGCCTCCGACCAGCCCAGGTCCGCCGCGTCGAGCGTGCGGGCGGGAGCGGGCTCGTCCTCGTGGAGGAGGGCCGCGCCGCCGCCCAGGATGTCGCGCAGGAACCCCTCCAGCCGGGCGTAGGGGGAGCGGGCGGGGAACACGTTCCCCAGTGTAGGGCGCCCGGGAACGGGAGGGCCGGGAGGGGCGTCACGGTCGGCCCCCCGCAATGTGCCCCGCCACTTTGCCATTCCCGTCTCAGGCTCTAGGCTGTCCCTATGCCGTCCTCCTCACGGTGGGGGCGCCCGCGTGCCTGACCCCACCGTGCCCCCTGCCCCCTCCCTGCCGGGCGACCCGCCGCCGCAGGCCCTGCTCGACGCCCTGAAAAGCCACGTCGCCATCGTGGACCGGCGGGGGGTGATCGTGGGCGTGAACCAGTCGTGGCGCGCGTTTGCCGAACTCAACGGGGGGGACCCGGCCGCCAGCGGGGTGGGCAGCAATTACCTGGAAGCGGCGGCCCCGCACTCCACCATGCAGGCGGGGCTGCGGGCGGTGCTGGACGGCGAACGGTCCGAGTTCGAGCTGACCTACCCCTGCCACGCGCCGGGCGAGCACCGCTGGTTCCGGGTGCGGGTCACGCCGCTGCGCGGGGCCGGCGAGGTCACGCACGCCTTCGTCGAGCACCTCAACGTCACGCCGGAGGCCCGGGGCCGGGAGGAGTTGCGCCGCACCCGCCTCGAACTCGGGACTCGGGTGGCCGACCGCACCGCCGCGCTGGAGCGCCGCACCCGGGACCTCGCCGACCGGACCGGGGCGCTGGAGGCCTTCGCGCGGTTCACCGAGATCGCCGCCCGCACCACCGACTCCCGGGAGCTGGTTCGCCACGCCGCCGAGGTCCTGCGGGCCACCCTGGGGGCCGTGGCGGTCGGCTACTACGAGCAGGGCGCGGCGGGATGGCAGGCCCGCCACCTGTCCCCGGGGCTGCCCGCCGGGGTGGAGGCGTACCTGACGGGCGACTTCCCCGCACAGCTTCCGGGTGAGCACCCCGGCGGGGAGGCCGTCTTCCGGGAGGCCGGGGGCACGGACCCTCTCGGCGCGACGGCCCGGCTGCCGCTCACCCTGCGCCGCCCGGGCGACGCGCTGCTGGTCATGGTCAGCCTCGCGCAGGGCACCTGGCCCGAGGGGGCCCGCGCCGTCTTCCGGGCGGTGGGGCGCAGCTTCGCCCTCGCGCTGGAGCGGGCGGAGCAGGCCCGTCACCTCGCCGAGCAGGGGGCGCGGCTGGCCGAGCTGAACGCGGAACTCACCGCGTACACGGCGGGGCTGTCCCGCGACCTGCGCGACCCCGCCCGCCGCATCGCGGGCTTCGCGGGCTTGCTCGAGGCCCGGCTGCCGGAGGGCGACCCGACCGTGCGGCGCCACCTGGGCATCATCCGGGCGGAGACGGAACGGCTTCAGGCGCTCGTGGAGGACCTGGCGCAGCTCCGGCCCCTCCAGGAGCGGCACCTGAACCCCCTGCCGCTCGCCCTGGCGCCCCTGGTCGTGCAGGTTCGCAGCGACCTGGGGCACGTCACGCGGGGGCGGCGCATCTCGTGGACCGTCGGGACACTGCCCACCGTCCATGCCGACCACCTGCTGCTGCGCCAGGTCCTCACCCACCTGCTGCACAACGCGCTGAAGTTCACCGCGGGGCGCGACCCCGCCCGCATCGAGGTGGGCGGCGAGGAGCGGGGGGACGGCACCCTGGTCTGGGTCCGGGACAACGGGGTGGGCTTCGACCCCGCGCAGGTCGGGCGCCTCTTTCAGGTGTTCACCCGGCTGCACGGCGACGAGTACGAGGGGAGCGGGGTGGGCCTCGCCAATGTCCGGCGCATCGTCCACCGCCACGGCGGGCAGGTCTGGGCCGAGGGGGAACCCGGGGTGGGGGCCGCGTTCTTCTTCACGCTGCCCCGGCCCGGCGCGCCCTCCTGACTACATCGCCGAGTCGCTGTCGCGCAGCAGGATGGGCGGCCCGAAGGCGGCGGGAAGCCACTCCTCCTGCGCGTGGATGGCCCCCGGCGGGCACGAGTGCAGGCAGGCCATGCAGCCCGTGCAGGCCGAGAGGTCGAGCAGGAGTTGCACGCCCCCCTCGGGCTTGAGGTCGCGGGTGATCGCCTGGGTGGGGCAGACGTTCGAACACACCGGGCAGTCGATGCACGAGTCGTCCACCAGGGGCGCGGGCCAGTGGACACCCGTGTCCGGCGCCGGGGCGGGCACGAGCGAGCGCGCTCGCCAGCGCCACTCCTCGGGCGTGCGCTCCCGGGGCTGGCTCCAGTCCACGAAGGGCAGGGGCCGCTCGGGGATGGCCTGGGCGACCTGTTGCCGCCCCGCCCGCAGCAGGCTGGCGAAGGCCCCCCGGCGGGAGACCCGCACCGCCCGGTCCCGGTCCTCCGGCGTGGCCGCCCGCACCGTCACCTGGGCAGGCCGCCCCGTCGCCGCCCGCAGGGTCTGCGCCTCCTCCACGACGCGGTTCAGGCGTTCGGGCACGTCGGGGGCGCCGACCGGGCACGCTCCGCACTCGCCATGCAACAGGGTGAGGGGAATACCCCAGGCCCCGGAGGCGGCGACCACGGCGGGCGTCACCCGGCCCAGGCAGGGCAGCGTCGGGCCGCCCGCCCCGCTCTGCGAGCAGGTGAGGGTGGCCTCTCCCTCCCCGGCATTCCCGGCGTCGCGCACGCTCTGGAGGGGCGCGGTGAGGTCGTATTCCAGCGCTCCGCTGGGGCAGACCTGCACGCACAGGCCGCAGCCCGTGCAGGCCCCCGGGTCGATCTCGATGCTCCGCCCCAGGGGACCGACCGTGATCGCCCCGTGCGGGCAGGTGGCGTGGCAGGCGTCGCAGCCCCCGACCGCCTGACGCTCCAGCAGACAACGCGGAGCCGTGTAGCGCGGCACCGGGTTGCCGTACTCGCCCAGCCGGTTCAGAACGCCTTCCAACATGGGCCGAGTCTAGCGGCGCGCGGGGAAGGCGAGTGGAAGCTTGATCCAGCTCAAGCTACGGGCGGCGGGTGGGCACGCGCAGGGTGATGCACAGGACGCCCGCCAGCCCCAGCAGCACCCACACCACCTGGCCCACGAGCACGGGAATGCGCGGCAGGCTGAAGCTCACGGCCACCACGATGCAGGTGCAGGCGATCCACTTCGCCCGCAGCGGCATTCCGCGCCCCTCGCGGTAGTCGCGCACGAGTTCGCCCACCACGGGGCGCGAGAGCAGCCAGGCCTCCCACTTCGGGTTGCCCCGGGCGAAACAGGCCGCCGCCAGCACGAACCACACCGTTCCCGGAAAGCCCGGGAGGATCAGGCCCACGAACCCCAGGCCGGTGAGCACGAAGCCCAGCGCCACCCACAGGGGCCGGACGACGGGAGAGGGTGGGCCACTCATGCCGATCAGGGTACGGCGTGGGCCGCCGGTCACCTACCCCTGGACGCTCTCTCCTGTCAGAAACCGGGAGTCTCAGGCTTCCACGACTGAAGAGGCGCATCGGACCCACCCCGATGCGCCTCTCCACGAGACCTGCTTACTCGACGGTGACGGACTTCGCCAGGTTCCTCGGCTTGTCCACGTCCCTGCCCAGCGCCGTGGCCGTGAAGTAACTCAGCAGTTGCAGCGCCACCACGTTCACCACCGGGCTGACCATCTCGTGCGCGCGGGGGACGTACAGCACGTCGTCGGCGTGGCGGGCGTTCTCGGTGTCGCCGTCGCTCAGGAGGGCGATCACCCGGCCCGAGCGGGCGCGGACCTCCTGCACGTTGGAGATGGTCTTTTCGAGCAGCGGGCTCTCGGTGGCGACCACAACGACGGGTAAGTTCTCGTCGATCAGGGCGATGGGGCCGTGCTTCATCTCGCCCGCCGCGTAGGCCTCGGCGTGGATGTAGCTGATCTCCTTGAGCTTGAGCGCCCCCTCGAAGGCCGTCGGCGCGTTCACCCCGCGCCCCAGGAAGAGGTAGTCGCGCGCCCCAGCGTACTTCTCGGCGACCTGCCTGATCCGCTCCACCCGCTCGGGGCTCAGGGCCTCCTCGACCAGGCGGGGCAGCTCGCGGGCGGCGTGCAGGAGTTCCTGGGCGCGCTCCTCGGTGAGGGTGCCGCGGGCACGGGCCAGCCACAGGGCCAGCATCAGGAACGCGCTCACCATCGACGTGTACGCCTTGGTGCTCGCCACCCCGATCTCCGGCCCGGCGTGGATGTAGAGGGTGTCGTCGAGTTCACGGGTCATGGAGCTTCCCTTGGCGTTGATCACCCCCAGGGTCTTCGCCCCGCCCTTCTTCGCCTCGCGCAGGGCCTCGAGCGTGTCGATGGTCTCGCCGGACTGGGAAACTACGATGGCAAGCGTGTTCTCGCTGACAATGGGGTGACGGTAGCGGTACTCGGAGGCCACGTCCACCTCGACCGGGATGCGCGCCAGCCCCTCGATGAGGTACTCGCCGACCAGCCCGGCGTAGTACGCGGTGCCGCAGGCGATGATCGAGATG from Deinococcus aerius includes:
- a CDS encoding PAS domain-containing sensor histidine kinase, which gives rise to MPDPTVPPAPSLPGDPPPQALLDALKSHVAIVDRRGVIVGVNQSWRAFAELNGGDPAASGVGSNYLEAAAPHSTMQAGLRAVLDGERSEFELTYPCHAPGEHRWFRVRVTPLRGAGEVTHAFVEHLNVTPEARGREELRRTRLELGTRVADRTAALERRTRDLADRTGALEAFARFTEIAARTTDSRELVRHAAEVLRATLGAVAVGYYEQGAAGWQARHLSPGLPAGVEAYLTGDFPAQLPGEHPGGEAVFREAGGTDPLGATARLPLTLRRPGDALLVMVSLAQGTWPEGARAVFRAVGRSFALALERAEQARHLAEQGARLAELNAELTAYTAGLSRDLRDPARRIAGFAGLLEARLPEGDPTVRRHLGIIRAETERLQALVEDLAQLRPLQERHLNPLPLALAPLVVQVRSDLGHVTRGRRISWTVGTLPTVHADHLLLRQVLTHLLHNALKFTAGRDPARIEVGGEERGDGTLVWVRDNGVGFDPAQVGRLFQVFTRLHGDEYEGSGVGLANVRRIVHRHGGQVWAEGEPGVGAAFFFTLPRPGAPS
- a CDS encoding NADH-quinone oxidoreductase subunit I, coding for MLEGVLNRLGEYGNPVPRYTAPRCLLERQAVGGCDACHATCPHGAITVGPLGRSIEIDPGACTGCGLCVQVCPSGALEYDLTAPLQSVRDAGNAGEGEATLTCSQSGAGGPTLPCLGRVTPAVVAASGAWGIPLTLLHGECGACPVGAPDVPERLNRVVEEAQTLRAATGRPAQVTVRAATPEDRDRAVRVSRRGAFASLLRAGRQQVAQAIPERPLPFVDWSQPRERTPEEWRWRARSLVPAPAPDTGVHWPAPLVDDSCIDCPVCSNVCPTQAITRDLKPEGGVQLLLDLSACTGCMACLHSCPPGAIHAQEEWLPAAFGPPILLRDSDSAM
- a CDS encoding YbaN family protein encodes the protein MSGPPSPVVRPLWVALGFVLTGLGFVGLILPGFPGTVWFVLAAACFARGNPKWEAWLLSRPVVGELVRDYREGRGMPLRAKWIACTCIVVAVSFSLPRIPVLVGQVVWVLLGLAGVLCITLRVPTRRP
- the glmS gene encoding glutamine--fructose-6-phosphate transaminase (isomerizing): MCGIVGYIGTRQAQDVLISGLSRLEYRGYDSAGVAVGDGACITVKKKAGKLANLSGELEQSPLAGTLGIGHTRWATHGLPNDTNAHPHATEDGKIVIIHNGIIENYLSLKEGLMARGHTFKSETDSEVLAHLIEEAYSGDLYEAVRTALGQVRGAYGIVVTHVDHREIVAARTVSPLVMGVGEGEMFLASDVPALLPYTRNMVFLHDGDMVVLNDDGFRVTDLQGNPVERSIEHIEWDAEAAEKGGYDTYMLKEIYEQPTALTNTLIGRLHDETGEVNLDIGLDPASFKRISIIACGTAYYAGLVGEYLIEGLARIPVEVDVASEYRYRHPIVSENTLAIVVSQSGETIDTLEALREAKKGGAKTLGVINAKGSSMTRELDDTLYIHAGPEIGVASTKAYTSMVSAFLMLALWLARARGTLTEERAQELLHAARELPRLVEEALSPERVERIRQVAEKYAGARDYLFLGRGVNAPTAFEGALKLKEISYIHAEAYAAGEMKHGPIALIDENLPVVVVATESPLLEKTISNVQEVRARSGRVIALLSDGDTENARHADDVLYVPRAHEMVSPVVNVVALQLLSYFTATALGRDVDKPRNLAKSVTVE